Within the Fusarium keratoplasticum isolate Fu6.1 chromosome 1, whole genome shotgun sequence genome, the region ATGCCCGTGCTCTCCGTCGTCTCCGAACTGCTTGCGAGCGTGCCAAGCGTACCCTCTCTTCCGGTGCCCAGGCCACCATTGAGATTGACTCTCTCTTCGATGGTGAGGACTTCACCATGTCCATCACCCGTGCCCGTTTCGAGGACCTTAACGCCAAGGCCTTCTCTGGCACCATCGAGCCCGTTGCCCAGGTTCTCAAGGACGCCGCTATCGAGAAGAGCGCCGTTGACGAGATCGTCCTGGTCGGTGGTTCCACCCGTATccccaagatccagaagctcCTGACCGACTTCTTCGAtggcaagaagcttgagaagaGCATCAACCccgatgaggctgttgcCTACGGTGCCGCCGTCCAGGCCGGTATCCTCTCCGGAAAGGCCACCTCCGCCGAGACCgccgacctcctcctcctggatGTCGCCCCCCTGTCCCTCGGTGTCGCCATGGAGGGCAACATCTTTGCTCCCGTCGTTCCCCGTGGAACTAGCGTGCCAacattgaagaagagaaCCTTCACCACTGTCAGCGATGGTCAGCAGAGCGTTCAGTTCCCCGTCTACCAGGGTGAGCGTGTCAACTGTGAGGACAACACCTCCCTGGGTGAATTCACTCTTGCCCCTATCCCTCCCATGCGGGCTGGTGAGGCCGTGCTCGAGTGTGTCTTCGAGGTCGACGCCAACGGTATCCTTAAGGTGACTGCCACTGAGAAGACCTCTGGCCGCAGCGCCAACATCACCATTGCCAACTCTGTCGGCAAGCTCTCCACCgatgagattgagaagatGATCAGCGACGCCGAGGCCTTCAAGACCAACGACGACGCTTTCCAGAAGCGAttcgaggccaagcagcagctTGAGTCTTACATCAGCCGTGTCGAGGAGATTGTCTCCGATCCTACTCTGtccctcaagctcaagcgaggccagaaggagaagatcgAGAACACCATCAGcgacgccatggctgctcttgagctcggcgACAGCTCTGCTGAGgacctcaagaagcaggagcTCGCCCTCAAGCGCCttgtcaccaaggccatGTCCTCCCGATAAATGCACAATACTGCTAAAAAGGATGGCAGCCGTGTAGATGAACGGGTTATGGATGATGAGCAATGAGCCAGGCCACCCTCGACGCCTCGCGAGGGCTTAGGCTTACGACTGGCCGGGAGGTTTTCCTTTGTCATTACGGTAATTGGACAAGGATATACCGAGGCATTTGAAAAGTTCTGCATGTTTGTGTTCATGGGTCGATGACAGCGATGCCGCGCTCAGGCCTGGGCGGTCATGACATGAGAAGCTGCATGGGAAAAGCGAAGGCGGGTGCGGGCTCACTGGGCCGGGGCCCCCGATGAGTGGATGAAGGCCTGTGAATTTAAGCATAGACTCGGTAGAATGGAAAAATGGAATGATGCCTTTTTACCAACTTCATTTTATTTGCCTGGTGTTCGATGTGACTCGTGCTGTGTAATGACTGGCCGTTGCCCATATAATACTCGATCCGTGGTGTTGAACAAATGGGCAAAATGTCAGTGCCTCAGGGAGCACGCTGCCCCACAGTCTGCCCCACAACCCGCAGCCTTAGTAACCCGTCACTTCAACTCCAGGTATAAGCTGGGAGAACACAGAAACTCAGGAGAATGGAAGACATGGTCAGGAGAACTAGAAAATCTAGGCAGCCAAAAATGCAACTCTTCTCTCCAAAATGTGCTCCCAGCCAACTTCTTCACAAcaacctcgtcaacaacaGAAAAGACAAAGCAGCCCCCGAGACCACACAAAAGAGAGCCTCAAGCCCTCTCTTCTTGAAGGCATCTCGATATATCGATATCGAagcatcatcagcatcattTGCGCTCCCGTGTTCCCATTTCTGAGAAACTTTGGGCAGTCTTTTCCGAATCGTTTTGGAGTTTCTTTTTAACCCAGAAGCCATCTCTGGTTTCTCGCCTGTTGACACCGTAAGTGTCAATGAAATCTGAACAAACTTGGCCTCACTGTTATTCGGACATATGCCTCAGCAAAAGCTCGATAGCATGATTCATATATCTTATAGTAGGATCATTAAAATTTAGGAGGAGAATACACTAAGTTCCTCttaacttataatatatttatactaTTCTTATCCTAAGATGcttcttattttataatataatcCATGAGTCTAAGATAACTCAAACACGTTCATACATGCTTATAAATAGCCATAGCCACAGCGGCCACGACGACCGCGATGACCACGACGACCATAGAAAGTATAGCGGTCGGTCACGGTCACCAATGCAGTCACCAATGTGGTCATCAAAGTGCCCGTATATGTTTTCGGGGTCTTCTTAGTCGGGAGCCCAGTCAAAGCCGTTCAAAGCGCCCAGGTCGGCCGACTACCTCTAACTACAGTCGACTTCGTCGTCAGTTGACCCTTCCAAAATATCCTCGACCTTTAGTGATATTGCGACGTCGTCAATTTATCTTTCAAGATGATTCTGACCGTCCATGTAGCATTAGTCCTTGATGGTCATAATCCGCGTTGTCTCCCCAGCAGGCCAGCCTTGATCATGTCTCAACTCGCGTCATCTAGTTTCCCTGCTTTGATCTATCGTCTGCATTCACATCATGACTCCGTACTCCCTCCGTCAGTTTCCAGATGATGTGAATGCCGTCTCAACCTTTGTATCTGGCTGGGTTGCAACACCCTTGTTGTCGGGGCGGATCTTTTCGAGTTCCTGCTAAGTGTTTCTCCATCCATGTCGAGGGCCCTTGGCGCTGTCGTTTTATTCACATGGTGTAAGTCTGTTACTTGTTTCCATTGTGTCGCGATCCCGCCCGTCTACCGGATGCCAACTGCCAAGCTTGCGTAAGAtgaaaaataaaaataaaaaaaataaaaaaaaataaacAAGGCAGATGTGCCCCGAAGCTGAGTTCTTTCAATGTCTGCTACTACGATGGCCGTGGAGCTCTGTGAGCCCAGAGAAGGGTATTCTGGTGGATAGTTCGCCCTTAGGTAACCCAACGTGGGGAGATGCTGGGGACCCCAACTTGGGTATTTAGCCCTCTTCCACCCAATCGGCGACTTGCATCTGACAACTACATACTCGCCACAGGGTTCAGTTGAACGGGTATGCCTTCTTGAACCAGCATTGGAGTCAATACTAGGCCTCTTAATTCTCAAGCTTGCCGATTGACTCTTGGGCACGAGCATGTCAGCCGCCCTGTTCTTACGAAACTCACCCGAACTAGAGGCAGAGGAATTGTAGTCATCGTCAACTCTGAACTGAGTCATCATGGCGAGCACTGAGGCGAACAACctcaccatcctcgaccTTCCTGTCGACATCCtgagcctcatcctccagccCCTTGTGACGAGCGAGACGCCGATACAGCTCTGCCCATGCACACTGTCGCCCATCAACCCGGTGTCGGTCCTGCTCTCGCACCCAGCACTGCACGCCATCGCGACACCGCTGCTGTATGCGAGCAACGAGTTCGTGCTCGATGTGACGGGTCCTCATGCGCAGCACATCCGCAGGGAACTGCTCAAGACACCCGGATCCGATGAGCGGCTCCCCGGCCGGGCGGTTCTGCTGTCGACCCCAGACGCGTTGCGCAGGGTGGCGAGAATGCAGGTGCGGATAGACCGGCTGAGGGGTTGGGTGGGGGCCGGAGTGGTACCGCTGCTGGCAGAGCTGGCGGTTCAAGGAGGGCTCGACCACCTCACGGTGTGGGTGCGAACGCCCGGGGAGCGGAGGGCGCAAGTGCAGGTGGCCCCGAGAAGAAAGGTGCCCGGAGAGGAGGGGACGGACCTGGACATGTTTGCCCGGCCACCGCTGGAGGGGCTACTGAGGGTATTGGCGGACCCGTACCTACTGTCTGCGCGGCTGTGGGTAGACGCGCGGCACGCAAAGGCGTGGTGCCGGTTCCACGCCGGAGGATGCGGCGCCGCGGTGGAGGGTTGGACCGGAGGTGGAGCCCGGGAGCCGGCGGATGCAGTGGAGATTGACTGGCGGCAGGTTCTCCGGGTGGTGGATCCGGAGAGGAAGGATATCGCTGTGGCAGTCAAGACAGAACGAAGATGGTAAATGTCACTGCTCAAAGGTATTCTCGATGCACAAGCTTCAGCTGAAGCCGATCTTTGCTTGTTTCACTTTCTTGTGGTGTAAGGAGAGGCAGGCTGGAACAGAAGTGTGTGTACGTGGCGTCTGAGGATGGGCAGCGGCCAAAGACGGCATATTGGAAAGAGGGTGTGGGAGGATTGGAGTTAGGGGTTGCTGTTATTCAACATGGGGGAATGGGAGAATGATAGTCTATCTGAGAGATGTGTTCACATGTAGCATGCAGAGACAATCCAAGCTTTACAGATAGGGTTGATACGATTGGCAGCGATAGATCTGCTCCTATGCTGAACCGGTCCTTCTCGGCATCGATCTTCCAGCCGCGTTCCATAGTGCACCAATCCTCCCTCATGTCTCTCCTTTACTCTCAAGCTTATTTGTCCCGAGACAACTCACCCTCGCATTCCAATGCGTATATCTCACACGTAGCCACACCCTCTGAAACCATGGTCCTACCtagcagcagcgacgatcCAGAACTTGTCTCGTCCAGTCAAGACTCGCCTTGATATCCCCGAGGGTTGTCATCTCGGAACCCCGAGCCAACGCCGCCTCTCCGACCCTCCCGCCGTCAAGCCACTGTCTGGGGTCATGGGCCGCAACAAGGCGATGACGTCTTTCACTCTGCCCCCAATTGACTTTCAGAGTTCCCCTTCTGTCCGAGATTGCGTCTCTCAGTGGTTGAATTTGCAGTAACAATCCAGTCCCCCGCAAAACTATCCAACGCCCAGAaaaccatcaccatcagACAGAAAATGAAGAATCGCAATCTCCGTCCTTTCGGCGTCATTATCTCCACGTTTCCCATCTTCTACTGCACGCCACCCCGTAAACACCACCCACAAGCgaacaaaaaaaaaaaaaaaaaaacggcCTTCCCCCTCCGCCTGGGGGAAATCAGAACCCCCATGTCCCGCTCCTCCCAGCCCACAATAAGCTCTGGTGGACAAAATAACACGGGCAGCCAGAGAAAATCTGCAGGCCTTGATGCACGTCTCGGACGCCTCCCGAACTGCTACGTAAACTACCGACAGCGCGGAGCAACGAGAGAGAGCTTCGAGACCCCTACACCCGGGCATGGGGGCAGATTGGCGCGCATGCTCTATACTCTATAGGTTCTCGCTCCAAAAGTGAGCACCCTTGCTCGAGAGATGCGACCTCACACACACTGACCGGCCTCCTCCGGTCTTTATGGCACGTTTTTAATCTTTGGTGTCGCTTTCTCAACTTTCACGTGGCCGGAGtcagaaagaagaaaaaaagtaGTTCATCCTTTACGCCGGCAATGGGGTTGTGCAGTGAGATGCACTGCAACCCCCCTTTCGCTGGGCAGGTTTCCCCGGCAGTCTCTTTAGGTGCCGCGAACTCGTCGCAAGTTGATCAAGAGGGTGCACGTAGGAGACAGAGAAGCCATGAAAAAATGAAAAGAGGATAGAAGAGGAAAGCGACGGCGCAACAAAGGCAAGCCAACAAGATTGGGGCTGGCGTGCTTTGATCTGCCTTCTTAGCACATGACGCTAAGAGCTCGCACCTTGACCTATGAGCCTCTAGTAGTTGAGTTGGTTGACAAGTTGTGCATTGTCACAACAACACCCGCCTATACCGCCATATTTCATTCGGGATAGGAGTGCCGTGCTCACAACTCTTTCCAGGCACCTTGATGTTCACACACACATGCACATTGATAGACTTCATTTTTTGCTTGTTTCGGAAAGGACTGGAATCATGATTTGCCGCTACCAAAAGCTATGCAAGATTATCCAATTGCCCAAGGGCGAAGGAAAGAAGGGGATAGAGACAATGAAGCCCTCCGCCATCTCTCCGCCCGCCCTGTaatttttcttctcctccttctcctcctcatcctcttggCAATGAGTGTGAAGCTCAAGGTAGGAAAGAAAACAATAGAGATGCACAACAAAACCCCAAACCTCGCCCTCCTGATCAGCCTCTCTCAAGACTACACACTGTTTTTTCTGTTCATCTTCTCGTAAAACAGGATCCAGACCAAAGCCGCCCACCTCAATCCTAATCCCGTTTCATATCATTCCGTTTCATTTCGTTTCGTTGGATTTTTTCCCTTCAGCCGAGCTGCAAGCTTCGTCGCTTACAGCCCACCCCCCACCATCTCAGATGGGGGGACTTTTTTTTCCATCACTTTTTTTGGTAGTTTTTAGTTCAAAGTTGTTGATAGGCATAATGCTCTCTTGAGAGCACAAAGTCAAGACGTGGTGAATCGAAGAGATAAAAGAATCGCTGCGCTATCGTACTGGGTCGCCGGCCTGAAAACAAGGCCGCCTCTGAGGAGCCTGTCGAAGAAGCTCGTCACATGGCTTCGCCTTCAGTGGAGGATGACATCGTGGAAGTCGGCCTGGTGGTCATCGGCGTGCTCGCCGTAGTGGACGGggccgagcttgaggatgcgGTAGCCGTTGGAGCTGCTAGAGCTCGAGGATCCGCTGGAAGATCGTCGAGGGGCAGCGGGCCTGGCGTGCGAGCGCGAGCTGGtgacgggcttcttggggtACGAGGGAGAGGTGGCCGGGGCCAGCGAGAGGAAGTTGGACCGGGGAGCCGGGGTGAGGGGGAGGAACTTCTGAGGAGGAAGGCCGGACATTTTGaaaggtggtgttggtgaagaaAGTTTAGAAAGATATAGAATTgtcttgtttgttgttgtgaGATGTAGCTGAGGTGGGCGAGACAGCTAGATCGTTGTTTTCCTGAGAAGGCAGAGAGAAGGCGAGGCCTGTTGTTtggttgaggaagaagaagagaggagggaagCCCAAGATCGAGGGGAGGGACTCGTCCCTTTATGCTCCAGAGATTGTGTCCATGTTGTTCTATTGTTGGTGTTTGGGGGCGTCTCCGTTGTCCGTCTCATCCGCCTCTGCACTCCATCCGTAACCGCCATCCACAACCCACATGATACCCCCGGCCGACGGTCCCCGCACCTCTCTGTCCGTAGCTCTAGACCCGGGAGAGCCTATCTCTCTATTATTGTACGTACCGTAGCTGCCTATCTCTGCTCTGGCGCAATGCGAAACTAGTCTGTCGCAGCTTGACGACATGTCCCGTCCCTCCCGTCCCTCCTCCGGCAAGTGGAAGAAGCTCTACTGTAGGCTGTCCTGTCTCTATCGAtactccctcctcctcgactgcCCGCGTTCCAGCTCATTCGTCATGATCCAGCGCGTGACTGTAAATCAGGTTGTCGTCACAATCTTGGACAGCCCATCCCATCGCCACCTCGCCTGTGAGTCGAGTCTCCCCCGGCTCATGCCTCTCGGCCGTCACGATACCTCTTTGGCCTCCACTGTAATTCCGTGTTTCTCGGACGGAGCATgccagctccagctgccATGACGGCGGACTTGGCCGCACCGGGTGCCCACCCGGTCCCCATTGCTCGCTTATTGGCCACCCCCGGTTTTTCACCAcctgaaaaaaaaagatgggCAGGTCCGTAGGAGCGTACCGTACCTTCCTTCCCCTACTGCACCGCGTACGCTTGCCCACTCACACTCCAACACTTTGCAATCTCATCTCCGCCTGTCAAAGGCATCCACTACCAACCACCTACCGAGCCAGccagtccagcccagcccagtaACTCCGGAGCGAGGCTTGCTCATCGTCTCGTTTCTTCGCGGTAGCTTTCCACCGAGACCTGCTCCTCCTGCGCATCAATGCCGCTGCACGTGGGGGTTTGGAAGAGTACGGACCGGTCCATGCCTCCCTGATGCTCGCTCGCAGCTTTCTGTCGCTCATCTCGCAGCACGCAGCCGCCCCTGTCGACGCGTCGTATCTCCCTTTgcctcaccatcaccacctccaccatcttcaGTATCGTCAACCACGGCTTGGCCCTGTTCGAGAATCACGGGAATCTCCACTTGCGGCTCAACCCCAAGGTTACATGCCTGCCTCTTCCCGAGTCACCGTCCTTGCCCGACTCCATTGGGTCCCGGCTACAACAAGGGAATATCTCGGAGAGTCGACCAGACCAGCGAGTTTTGGACCTGGGGACTGTCAAAGCTCTGCAGATTGCGGGGAACTGCCGTCATTCGTCATTGcctccctcctcccatcCGCTGTCGACAAGTCTCGACTGTCAAATCAGTCTCTGCCAGGCACCGGGTCCTCTAGTTTCTTGGTCCAGTCTGGGCGCCCCTCTGCTCCCTTCCACCACCTCGCCTTGCATCTGCCATTCTAGCCCAGGCCAGCCTATCGTCGTCATTTCCCGCCCTCACTCGCAATCTCTTCTCCACTGCTGCCACGAGGCAAGCAAAGCAACGTGCAGACCAGACACCGCGAGTAACCGGGACAAGCCTCTCTTTGAGTGGAGCGCTTCGCTTCGTCAAGCCCGCAACTGATGCATCCTACCGGCCTCCGGCTTGCCTCGACCTACACTGATTTCGCCTGTGACCGGCTTATCTCCCGGTGCACACACACTTGCAGCTTTTCGATCCCATTCTACCGACCGTGGCGCCAGGAAAAGGCCTGCGTGTCAGCATTGCTTCTGTCCCAAGCCCTGCTGTACGCCTCCAGTCAACAACAAATCCATGCTCGATCAAATGCGTTGTGGCAAACTCGAGGGGCAGCAGAAGACACCAGACCGATCCAGAGTCTCAAGCCTGCCTCGTGCCCAGCATCATGCCACTGTTAAATCATTGTGTTTCTTTTATCTCCTTTCTTTGTCCAGAGCAAAAATTTTCGACCCTGCTTTTATGCATCGCACGCTTCCAACAAGCCACTCAAGCGGCCACCGGAGACCTCCTTCTGCCCGAGACGCTCAAATCTGCAGCTAGGTGGGCAGCGAGCAACAAACCATCCATCGCGGCGTGTTGGTCTGCTGGTCAAGTTGATCATCGGGAAAAGGAGGGTAGAGGTTTGGATGACACTTGATTAGATCCCGTTCTGGTCCCGCTCCTCCCGCTGCTCCCGCTCTCCATGCCCACCCATCCCCTTGACCTCTTTGCCCGCTGAGCCTGGAGACTAGGTCTCGAAGGCAAAGAGCCTCCTCATGACGCCCATCCGTTGTCATGGGACTGTCTTCTATCAATGCGAGCAACCGACATTCATCAAGTTAGCCGGCACAAGTGTCCTTTCCTCTTTTCCTTTGTTTTCTGACGCCTCTTTGCTCCTCGCTTTTCTACCATTCTTTTGtcgttgttgctgctgccctcATGACCCCTTAGGCCGCCACTGACCAGCTCACTTTTCCTTGAGCCGAAAGCCTTCATCTCTCATCATGTGATCTGGGCTCGGCTAAAGAATGGTCTCCAGATCGAACCGTTCGCCGAATTACCCTTCACCGAACCTTCACCGGTTTCGGCCAACTACCCCCCTACAGACCTTGGATGTCTTCGCTCACCCTGGTCAAGCTGGGTCGCTTGCTTTCTCAAAACTACGCCCATGCCAAGATCGCGGAAGACCTTTTCCCCTCAACCACGGACCGACTTATACGGACTGACAGCCTCCAAGTGGCTCGCGAGTTGTCTCCGCTTCGGTCCGTAACCTTCCCTATCAACTCTAGGGAGCCCAGCTTGCCAGT harbors:
- a CDS encoding Ribosome-associated molecular chaperone SSB1, translating into MADEVYDGAIGIDLGTTYSCVATYEGTNVEIIANEQGSFTTPSFVSFTDKERLIGEAAKNNAAMNPRNTVFDAKRLIGRRFDDPTVKKDIESWPFKIIDDNGAPKIEVEYLGEKKSFSAQEISSMVLTKMKEIAEVKLGKKVEKAVITVPAYFNDNQRQATKDAGSIAGLNVLRIINEPTAAAIAYGLGSGKSEKERNVLIYDLGGGTFDVSLLNIQGGVFTVKATAGDTHLGGQDFDTNLLEHCKKEFSRKTKKDLSGDARALRRLRTACERAKRTLSSGAQATIEIDSLFDGEDFTMSITRARFEDLNAKAFSGTIEPVAQVLKDAAIEKSAVDEIVLVGGSTRIPKIQKLLTDFFDGKKLEKSINPDEAVAYGAAVQAGILSGKATSAETADLLLLDVAPLSLGVAMEGNIFAPVVPRGTSVPTLKKRTFTTVSDGQQSVQFPVYQGERVNCEDNTSLGEFTLAPIPPMRAGEAVLECVFEVDANGILKVTATEKTSGRSANITIANSVGKLSTDEIEKMISDAEAFKTNDDAFQKRFEAKQQLESYISRVEEIVSDPTLSLKLKRGQKEKIENTISDAMAALELGDSSAEDLKKQELALKRLVTKAMSSR